In the genome of Vicia villosa cultivar HV-30 ecotype Madison, WI linkage group LG7, Vvil1.0, whole genome shotgun sequence, one region contains:
- the LOC131619608 gene encoding zinc finger protein ZAT3, whose product MREQDNSDFIMKEPPSSLSGKKRKETESSSSGIHNNNNDNTPRACTECGKKFWSWKALFGHMRCHPERQWRGINPPPNFRRHQHHQQYQQQPHTYTPSHGTSSSQYSIMTPEDHEVAACLLLLANSSSKPNNKTGKLKAVAATVDDSTSVMDQEIHNSNSNSNTHFVCSCCNKVFGSHQALGGHRASHKNVKGCFANTTATSSPTTTTTVTASGSRMMTWTQQTQGGVIGGDHAFVGGGGGGDQHHDDYNHHHAMMNLMTVPRDGYNADVEGETVIENSGGGGGHKCGICLRVFTTGQALGGHKRCHFDSSNSVATTTSNKSSSSSLNVDLNFPFPPLPPPPPSPPDDDDPPLTLDLKLGL is encoded by the coding sequence ATGAGAGAACAAGATAATTCCGATTTCATCATGAAAGAACCTCCATCTTCTCTTTCCGgtaagaagagaaaagaaaccgAATCATCATCCTCAGGcatacacaacaacaacaacgacaacactCCTCGTGCTTGTACTGAATGCGGCAAGAAATTCTGGTCATGGAAGGCTCTTTTCGGTCACATGCGTTGCCATCCTGAACGCCAATGGCGCGGTATCAATCCTCCTCCAAATTTCCGACGacatcaacatcatcaacaatatcaacaacaaccGCATACTTATACTCCCAGTCACGGTACTAGTTCTTCTCAGTATTCTATCATGACGCCGGAAGATCACGAAGTTGCTGCATGTTTGCTTTTACTTGCAAATTCAAGTTCGAAGCCGAACAACAAAACGGGGAAGCTTAAGGCGGTTGCTGCTACGGTGGATGATTCAACTTCGGTTATGGATCAAGAGATTCATAACagtaatagtaatagtaataCTCATTTTGTGTGTTCGTGTTGTAACAAGGTGTTTGGATCGCATCAGGCTCTTGGAGGACACAGAGCAAGTCACAAGAATGTCAAGGGCTGTTTCGCCAATACAACAGCAACTTcttcaccaacaacaacaacaacagtaacCGCTTCCGGTAGTAGGATGATGACGTGGACACAACAAACTCAAGGCGGAGTAATCGGAGGAGATCATGCTTttgttggtggtggtggtggtggagatCAGCATCATGATGATTATAACCACCACCACGCGATGATGAATTTGATGACGGTGCCGCGTGACGGTTACAATGCTGACGTGGAAGGGGAAACGGTTATTGAGAATAGTGGAGGAGGGGGAGGACATAAGTGTGGAATATGTTTGAGGGTATTTACAACTGGACAAGCACTTGGTGGACATAAGAGGTGTCATTTTGATTCATCTAATTCTGTTGCAACAACAACTTCTaacaaatcatcatcatcatctcttaATGTTGATTTGAATTTCCCTTTTCCTCCTCTCCCTCctccacctccttctcctccagATGATGATGATCCTCCTCTCACTCTTGATTTGAAGTTAGGACTTTGA